One Coraliomargarita parva DNA segment encodes these proteins:
- a CDS encoding methionine synthase — protein MSTSIQTKPYTAKGQQLVDLFAERILFLDGAMGTMIQQHKLGEADFRDASFADVKGDLKGNNDLLSITRPDIIEGIHRAFFEAGADIIESNTFSGTTIAQADYGLEDRVRDINIISAKLARKVADEIAAEQNRPTFVAGAIGPTNRTCSLSPDVNRPEYRATSYDELYKAYYEQTEALVEGGVDLLLPETVFDTLNLKACLHAIADFQDTLDERIPVIVSATITDNSGRTLSGQTVEAFWNSIRHAKPLCVGLNCALGADLMRPFLQELSRIADCYVHVYPNAGLPNPLAPTGYDETPAHTGHAVGGFAKDGLVNLVGGCCGTTPQHISAVVKAVSQYEPRKLPTIQPAQRLSGLEPLNIIQGETGFVNVGERSNVTGSPKFKKLIKADDFTGALAIALSQVEKGAQIIDVNFDEGMLDGEACMQRFLNLIASEPDIARVPIMIDSSKWSVIEAGLKCVQGKCIVNSISLKGGEEEFKAQAKKIMRYGASVIVMAFDEKGQAATKDDKVAIAERSYKILTEAVGMDPQDIIFDLNILTVATGMEEHNNYAVDFIEAVREVKQRCPGARCSGGLSNVSFSFRGNNPVREAMHAAFLHHAIEAGLDMAIVNPGLLMDYNEMDPTLKTLVEDVLLNRSPDATEKLIEHAEAIKDGRVVLGSGTPEERINAAMLEGMQTLRALFERATQEKNPEVLEAFLRGGSGAVPAAEKKTADVVSDWRSGTVEERLSHALVKGIDTHIKADTEEARVKYGRPLEVIEGPLMDGMKVVGDLFGAGKMFLPQVVKSARVMKRAVAYLTPFMEEEKRNNPNTRAQGKFLIATVKGDVHDIGKNIVGVVLACNNYEVKDLGVMVDCETILKKAQEWGADIIGLSGLITPSLDEMIFNATEMQKRGFTQPLLIGGATTSEAHTAIKIAPAYDQPVVRVGDASLVTGVCNSLLNPDKREAYIAELKADQQKRRERFASGQNDTALLPLEDARAKRFTCDWAAAELKAPNQTGLTVSDQIDLGELAEFFDYSPLFWTWGLKGVYPKILEHEKYGEQARHIYEDAQKLLKRVVEEKRFRACSVVGLWPANSVDDDIEIYGEDGSVLGTLHSLRQQKQKSGNDTYFALSDFVAPKDSGQTDACGAFACCIEGVDTFAKEFEDAHDDYSSIMVKALGDRFAEALAEYTHAKVRKELWGYAADESLDNDALIKEKYRGIRPAAGYPSQPDHTEKAIIWELLDAEANTGASLTSSFAMSPGSSVSGLYFAHPEAKYFQVGPINQDQMEDYAKRKGLSLEECERWLAPNKGY, from the coding sequence TATCCTCTTTCTCGACGGGGCCATGGGCACTATGATTCAACAGCACAAGCTGGGTGAGGCGGATTTCCGCGACGCCTCCTTTGCCGACGTAAAGGGCGACCTGAAGGGGAACAACGACCTGCTCAGCATTACCCGCCCCGACATCATCGAGGGCATCCACCGGGCGTTCTTTGAAGCGGGAGCCGATATCATCGAGTCCAATACTTTCAGCGGCACCACAATCGCACAGGCTGACTACGGCCTGGAAGACCGGGTGCGCGACATCAATATCATCTCCGCCAAGCTGGCCCGCAAAGTAGCCGACGAGATTGCCGCCGAGCAAAACCGCCCGACCTTCGTGGCCGGCGCGATCGGACCGACCAACCGCACCTGCTCGCTCTCGCCCGACGTGAACCGTCCGGAATACCGGGCCACCAGCTACGACGAACTTTACAAGGCCTACTACGAGCAAACCGAAGCACTGGTCGAGGGTGGCGTGGACCTGCTCCTTCCGGAAACCGTCTTCGACACACTCAACCTCAAGGCCTGTCTCCATGCGATCGCCGACTTCCAAGACACTTTGGACGAGCGCATCCCGGTGATCGTCTCGGCCACCATCACCGACAACTCCGGCCGCACGCTTTCCGGCCAGACCGTCGAGGCCTTCTGGAACTCGATCCGCCATGCCAAGCCACTCTGCGTCGGCCTGAACTGCGCGCTCGGAGCGGACCTCATGCGCCCCTTCCTGCAGGAGCTTTCCCGCATCGCCGATTGCTACGTGCACGTTTACCCGAATGCCGGCCTGCCGAACCCACTGGCACCGACCGGCTACGACGAAACACCCGCCCACACCGGACATGCGGTCGGCGGTTTTGCCAAGGACGGCCTGGTCAACCTCGTCGGTGGCTGCTGCGGCACCACCCCGCAACACATCAGCGCCGTGGTCAAGGCGGTCAGCCAATACGAGCCGCGCAAGCTGCCTACGATCCAACCGGCCCAGCGCCTCAGCGGCCTCGAACCGCTGAATATCATCCAGGGGGAAACCGGTTTCGTCAATGTGGGCGAACGCAGCAACGTAACCGGCTCCCCGAAGTTCAAAAAACTGATCAAGGCGGACGACTTTACAGGTGCCCTCGCGATTGCCCTCTCCCAAGTGGAAAAGGGCGCGCAGATCATCGACGTCAATTTCGACGAAGGCATGCTCGACGGCGAGGCCTGCATGCAGCGCTTCCTCAATCTGATTGCTTCCGAGCCGGACATCGCCCGTGTGCCGATCATGATCGACAGCTCCAAGTGGTCGGTCATCGAAGCCGGTCTCAAGTGCGTGCAGGGCAAGTGCATCGTCAACTCGATCAGCCTCAAGGGCGGAGAAGAGGAATTCAAGGCGCAGGCCAAGAAGATCATGCGCTACGGCGCCTCCGTCATCGTCATGGCCTTTGACGAAAAGGGCCAGGCGGCCACCAAGGACGACAAGGTCGCGATTGCCGAACGCTCCTACAAGATCCTGACCGAAGCGGTCGGCATGGACCCGCAGGACATTATTTTCGACCTCAACATCCTCACCGTCGCAACCGGCATGGAAGAGCACAACAACTACGCGGTCGACTTCATCGAGGCGGTCCGCGAGGTCAAACAACGCTGCCCTGGCGCCCGTTGCAGCGGCGGTCTTTCCAATGTATCCTTCTCCTTCCGCGGCAACAATCCGGTCCGCGAGGCCATGCACGCCGCCTTCCTGCACCACGCGATCGAAGCCGGTCTCGACATGGCCATCGTCAATCCCGGCCTGCTGATGGATTACAATGAGATGGACCCGACCCTCAAGACGCTGGTCGAGGACGTCTTACTGAACCGCAGCCCCGACGCCACGGAAAAGCTCATCGAGCACGCCGAAGCGATCAAGGACGGCCGCGTCGTTCTCGGCTCCGGCACACCGGAAGAGCGCATCAACGCCGCCATGCTCGAAGGCATGCAGACCTTGCGCGCACTCTTCGAACGCGCCACCCAGGAAAAGAACCCCGAGGTCCTCGAAGCTTTCCTCCGCGGCGGCAGCGGCGCAGTCCCGGCGGCGGAAAAAAAAACGGCTGACGTAGTCAGCGATTGGCGCAGCGGCACGGTCGAGGAACGGCTTTCGCACGCCCTCGTCAAGGGCATCGACACACACATCAAGGCCGACACCGAGGAAGCCCGCGTCAAATACGGACGTCCGCTCGAAGTCATCGAAGGCCCGCTGATGGACGGCATGAAAGTGGTCGGCGACCTCTTTGGCGCCGGCAAGATGTTCCTGCCCCAGGTGGTGAAAAGCGCCCGCGTGATGAAGCGCGCCGTGGCCTACCTCACCCCCTTCATGGAGGAGGAAAAGAGGAACAATCCCAACACCCGCGCGCAGGGCAAGTTCCTCATCGCCACCGTCAAGGGCGACGTGCATGACATCGGCAAGAACATCGTCGGCGTGGTGCTCGCCTGCAACAATTACGAGGTCAAGGACCTCGGCGTTATGGTCGACTGCGAGACCATCCTTAAGAAAGCGCAGGAATGGGGCGCCGATATCATCGGTCTCTCGGGCCTCATCACCCCCTCCCTCGACGAAATGATTTTCAACGCCACGGAGATGCAGAAGCGCGGCTTCACCCAGCCCCTGCTCATCGGCGGTGCCACCACCAGCGAGGCCCACACCGCGATCAAGATCGCCCCGGCCTATGACCAGCCGGTCGTTCGCGTAGGCGATGCCTCCCTCGTCACCGGTGTCTGCAACAGCCTGCTCAATCCGGACAAGCGCGAGGCCTACATCGCCGAGCTCAAGGCCGACCAGCAAAAGCGCCGCGAGCGTTTCGCCAGCGGTCAGAACGACACCGCGCTGCTGCCTCTCGAGGACGCCCGCGCCAAGCGCTTCACTTGCGACTGGGCCGCAGCCGAGCTCAAGGCGCCCAACCAAACCGGTCTCACCGTCAGCGACCAGATCGACCTCGGCGAGCTGGCCGAATTCTTCGACTACTCCCCCCTCTTCTGGACCTGGGGGCTCAAAGGCGTGTATCCCAAGATTCTCGAGCACGAGAAATACGGCGAGCAAGCCAGACACATCTACGAAGACGCGCAAAAGCTTCTTAAGCGCGTCGTCGAGGAGAAGCGCTTCCGTGCCTGCAGCGTGGTCGGCCTCTGGCCCGCCAATTCAGTGGACGACGACATCGAAATCTACGGGGAGGACGGCTCCGTGCTCGGCACGCTCCACAGCCTACGCCAGCAAAAACAAAAGTCCGGCAACGACACCTACTTCGCGCTCAGCGATTTCGTCGCACCGAAGGACAGCGGACAAACCGACGCCTGCGGCGCCTTCGCCTGCTGTATCGAAGGCGTGGATACATTTGCCAAGGAATTCGAGGACGCCCACGACGACTACAGCTCGATCATGGTCAAGGCGCTCGGCGACCGCTTCGCCGAAGCACTCGCCGAATATACCCACGCCAAGGTCCGCAAGGAGCTATGGGGCTACGCGGCCGACGAGTCACTCGACAACGATGCCCTGATCAAGGAGAAGTATCGCGGCATCCGTCCCGCCGCCGGCTATCCCAGCCAGCCCGACCACACCGAGAAGGCAATTATCTGGGAGCTCCTCGACGCCGAAGCCAACACCGGCGCCAGCCTGACCAGCAGCTTCGCCATGTCCCCCGGCTCCAGCGTCAGCGGCCTCTACTTCGCCCACCCCGAAGCCAAATACTTCCAAGTCGGCCCCATCAACCAAGACCAGATGGAAGACTACGCGAAGCGCAAAGGCCTCAGCCTCGAGGAATGCGAACGCTGGCTAGCGCCGAACAAGGGCTATTAG